TGACGAAATCCATAAAGATCAATATTCCTCTCCTCAGTTCTGCCATGGATACCGTTACGGAGGCAGCCCTGGCCATAGCAATGGCACGAGAAGGAGGCATCGGCATCGTGCACAGGGCGATGTCGCCCCATCGGCAGGCTACAGAGATTGATAAGGTCAAG
The Thermodesulfovibrionales bacterium DNA segment above includes these coding regions:
- a CDS encoding IMP dehydrogenase, translated to MVEYRIPVGLTFDDVLLLPSKSDILPKDVDISTQLTKSIKINIPLLSSAMDTVTEAALAIAMAREGGIGIVHRAMSPHRQATEIDKVK